Within the Channa argus isolate prfri chromosome 12, Channa argus male v1.0, whole genome shotgun sequence genome, the region tactgttttgtttgaaacaaaccgcagagatgcaaaatgacaaaaaacagacaccATAGGCATCTAAAAATCGCCTCTGAGATGGACACAAAACGACTAAGAAACATGAGTAAAAACAGAGATTAAAggacccaaaacacacaaaacaaaaacatacacaatacTCTTGTATGTGTAATGTAATATGTAAAGTGCTAATAACTATTGTCAAGTGCTAATAATTATCTACTAACCACTAACAATCATGAACTTGAATTAGTTTAGATGGTGTTATCGTAGGAAAAAAGTGTGGCTCTGTCATAATGCTACAAattgaaaaaaggaagaatccTCTGCCAGTTTACAGCCAGGTCTTCGTCGAATTGTACAAAGCTGCATTCAGATGGCTCCTGGCTTGTGTTCCAGGAGACAATAGTTCTTCCTGATCAGCACGGAAACGTCTAACATTGCTGTCATCTTAATTCTACTTACAGTACAGAGTGCTGACCATTACAGGTCATAAAATAGTGGTGTCTCAGTGAGATGTTAGTATGAACATCATGATACtgatgcaaaaaacaaaacaaaacaaaacaaacttcaaCATTGTGGCAAATATATAGAAGATGAAAATTAATTACAGGATATACAATTCCGTTTCTCCATTTATTGTCTATAGTTACATGCATACTTGTTTACAATTGGTTTTAGTGTACAATAcacagtttcattttgtttcattgccTAGATAATATTACCCCAAATGTATTTTACTTCACAGGCTGCCTTAACAAAAGTCTATACAACATGATTCATTTCTCATATTTTGCAACACATAATTAAGTTTTCTTATAAGCCAGTAGCCATAGATACATAAGGTATGGTTGATTTGAATTCTCTGCCTTTGGTGCCTCGTGCTGAGTTCAAAATTTAAGACTTTAATGTCGGAAGTTGGTAATTGTGGTTATTTCCAGTTTGAAAAATGACGACAGGAACAGTGTCACATTCAATAAGACACAATGGGTCTGGTTTTAATGTCACATAGTGAAAGGCCATGAAGTGCTGGGATTCAAAATTGCTGGATTGTCAGGACTGAGTATACTGCATCCATGGCTCTTGCATaacaacaaaaccacagtgTAAACAATCTGGATCAGGTTTTTTAGTTCCACCAGAGTTGTAACAGAGTCATTGCCATTATTTTTGGGTGAAATTAAACTCAGGTCTGCTTTTCAATTTACTGTCATCTACAGTGTTATCTTAGCTTAGATCCTTAAATCTTATTTCACACAATCAGGGAGAACAACCAGGAATCCATCAACCCATTGTCCAGTCCTTTAGCCTGTTGTAATTTGAATTCTTATGAGTGCAGCTATTGTGTAAGATTTATATACAACAAAATAACCACTTGTGAACCCCATCCCTTTCaaaattgatttctttttgaTCGATTTCCCTTTCAAAATCCATTTCTATATTAAATCAATGCAATAACAACCTCAAACCTGCCCAACAACTATGCAGGAAAAACTGTCTCCGACAATTAACAGGCAGGGGCTCACTGCTTGGGTTAGTTTTATCTATGAGGATAATTACCCAGGAAGTACTGATTTGGTGATTTGCTGGTCATATAacatcaaagttaaaaaaattggTCCAAACGTGGTTGAAACGTGGTGTTATTATAGAGGACTTGTTTGATAGCATTTCATCATCGGTATTTCAATGTGAAGCAGGTTGTTGCTGCACTTCTATAGTGCTTTTCAGGGTTAGGCTCTAATATTAACTTTAGTGTGGAGGCAAGCATGGCTAATGATTGGCCATTTAGATTACACAGGTAATTTAAAGGTGATTAATTTTACACAGCAATAtgcctgatttttatttttttttctaggggGGGTGGTAGTTCAGCAAAGCCTAAAACTCTAAAAGTGCACATTTTActcaaaccaaaaaaaccaCACAGTATCAGTGattaattttcatattaaatgtcattggtcattttctgaaattaatCCTATTGTCCAAAATCAACATACATTTGCTAAAATCGACACTGACTCCTGTCTACTCATGTTTAATCACTTGCCAATCTACAGTCTGGATTAGTTTGACACATCAGCCggacacactgctccacctggTGACATGTTTTTTCATTCCCAAATATGTGATCAATACTGTCCGATATGAGATGCCATAATTCTACTGGAGATGTGCACTGTACAAGGAAGTGCTGATTCAGCCCATGCAGGGCAATATTTGTTAAACATTCACAGATCATGATTTTGGGAGTGAAGAAACATGTCCCCAGGCATAGCGCCATGTCTTGCTGAGGTGTTTTTAATAGATGGACAACAACAAAGTAAATCTATGGCACAAGCTAATAAATTAGCTAATCCAGGATGTTTGCTTACAACTAACCAAGTAGAGAGGATTAAATGTTAGTTTTAGGGTCTGTATTCTGATTCTAGACAAAtcgattcatttagaaaataaccaAAGTTAAGCACAAAACTTCAAAACACATCTTCATTCCACAATACAACAAAGGCATCAAATTGATGTGTAGCACTCCGCTTCCCAGAAGGTAAACAAACGAAACCGAtgggaaatatttaaaagttgCACAAAGTGCTGTTTGTATCCTGTTCTCAAGGGATATTTGCTTTGGCTCAAGAGTGGACTGGATTCATCAAAGGCTGGAATCCTCTCTTAACTGGCTTGTCAAGTATGAGTTTATCTGCTTTATCTGGTGCCTATATCCTGGCCTtaagaaactttaaaattaaccAAAGTGAACACCTCActgcagcacattttaaaaaagaaaaccacattatAAAAAACACTAAAGTCCAATCAGCTCATTAGCCAAACCCATAATGAAAAGAGATAATATTATGTATAGTACTGGTGCAAGCCTCTTACACTTATGTATTTATAGTCCAGGGGCTAAGTACACAAAGCCTCCACAGGCAGCAGTGCTGATCCTGGGTCAGTGAGTGTGAGTAAGGTCATATGACAGCATggatgtgacctttgaccctgggTCAAGATGACAAGCTTTTTGAAAGTGGCTCCGCTTGGTAGTAAGTGTGGAAGCGTTTAtatcagaccaaaaccacagcACACAGTCACTGGCTAAAATGTTAAGCTTTAAGTTATGAATGACtacaaaagaccaaaaaataaaatataaaacataccAAAATAATGGAGTAAGCTCGCTCGCTTGCTTTATTGTGCAGTTCTGTGATATGAGGCTGAATGATGAGTCATCACTAAACTCCGTCAAGGCTGGTGGCGCTCCCAAACTGGCATAAACCCGGGTGGGTGGCGTCTTTTATCACAGTTTCTACTATCACACAGTCTCGATCACAATGCTAAATATATGAATTCAGCAGTCACACTGACTTTATGGGAGTCTGGCTTCATCACCATAATGAAGCACTACATGAAAACCAGCGTCTCATTTGTCTCTGTCGATAAGTCTGATGGTGCATGATCAGGTCACAGGACTTAACTTTAGACCACATGCTTAAACACAGCTAACAAAACTGGTTTTACATAATCAGCTGCtcagaaattaaattagtttaatttaatataacGGCTCTGATTTGTAAAATCTGAAGATTTTAAAATGCTAGTTttgaaaatattatatataagtGCCACTTGTtagctttttttgtcttcttgaaaaacattttgatgaaGCTACCTGCtaaaaccaaacataaaaaacagacagacattgAAGATACAACAGTGTTATAATATAGGTGTTGCTCCACTACCAAAATTGATAACACAACTTAGGAACTATTTATTACTACTTTATTGACTCTTACGTACTTATTGAGTCTAGGGACTAAAAACTActcataaaattataaaattatgatCATCTGAAAAATGCTAAGAATTTTCACATGTAActaaatatatgtatgtatgtgttattGATGTTTGTCCTTTAAGCAATGGCAAACACATAGCACACATTCTCTATAAAGAGGCTTTGAAAACCAAACTTGGCGTTGCTTCAAAATCATTTCTcagaacagaatgtaaataattaggtcaattaaataaaatcaatagcAGTTAATAAACTTCCTGCTAACTTTGTTAagttcctgtgtgtgttaaacAAATTATGCTGGAGCCTCCAACTTTCATCTCTTATTTCACTTTACCTCAGACATTTAAATAGCACCCGTGATGCAGGGAGCTACACCTGCTGTTGTTAGCCATCCTCCTACACACTGAACTATGTGCACCTGTCAGTGTTTACTGCACATAGATAATTGTGTTGCTGATTCATTTCCTCATGCAGGTTAAAGTGACCTATGATCCAAACTCCCAAAAGTCTGGTGTAGTCACTTTAAGGAGAGTGCGCTTGTTTCTGAAACAGACACAACTCAGAAAAGTGGAGCTATTTTTATTTCCCTGATTTCCCTGTCTTGTTTCATTAATTGTTTCTCAACATTTGGCAAAAAAGTTAAGATTGCACTATAACTAGTTTTTCTTGTGCTATACCATGTGTTTTGCAAACACATTACCCCCCTACTCACTAGGGGCCCACCCACTTACACAATGAGAGCCTGCAATATTGCTAATAATTATGGCTCAAATATGTAGGGAGAGAGAAGTTGTTTTTCTGAGCTGAGTGTTAAGGGTTAAAAATGATTGaatgggggaggggggaggctgaaattgtgtgcatgtgcgtgttaGTTGTACCATACTCCCAGGGTGATTAGACACACAAACGTCTAGGGATTTAGATTAAGAATAGTTGTTTTCAGTGGCAACCAAGGAAGCAGAAATGATCAACCTGTTGttactgtataaatgtatgtatggatGAATCTCATTcagtattttgtcttttcaaatGTTAACGATGAAACATAAAACTAACCAGACCCCCTCATTTCCACCTCAATGCCACAATGTTTCTCCCTATCCAATTTCCTGTCAACACCACCCACCAAGCCCCCTCCCTGGCTTGCtctataaattttttttagtcAGACCACTCATTCTCATCAAGCTCAGAGTCGTCGTCAGACTCGCTGTACTCCACAGCAATACGCCGCGATAGGATGGTTGCCACATCGTTGCCAACAGGCTCCCTCTTTGCCTCTTGCTCCCTCTGCTCTTGCACCTTCCTGAGCTGGATACCTGGACAGAAGGAAGGGGAGGATGTACAAGAGACAAAAGAAGGATGACCAGATATTTAGTGCCACTGACCAAAGTTCAGCTATAGGGATCAAGGGCtatgttttgtaaatgtgttgtttggATGTTGCATGTAAAATGTGGGGTATCTTGGGTGCATGCGAGACCTTAATTCTTCATTTATTAGAAACCTCTAAATATATAAGCACATAACACACAAAACTCTTTATTACTTAGAGTTTAAATGATGTTCTGAATGTATTTAACACCATAAAACAAACTTATCTATAGAcacttatatattatattataaacgTCAGTGAAATTTACAACCCTTCACATTCACTTACCTCTACGTATGGCGGCCAGCAGGTCGGAGCGGGCGTCGCTCATTGGGATCATTCCCAGCATGGTAGACTTCCTTGTTGGGGCCACTGCATCAACCGCTGACTGCCCCACAGCCGCGTGTGGTGGGGAGGGGTGGGCCAGGTGGCCTGCAGGGGCtccaggtggaggaggaggaggagcagcaggtgGTGCACCTGAAGGTGGGTGGGAGGGGGATGGCACGTAGTTGgcggggggaggaggaggggagggggagtaGGGACGGGACagggtggaggaggtgggggggaCAGCAGCAGCGGAGGGCGAGGCCGTGGCGTCGAAGGCGGTCTGAGCAGAAGGTATGGtcgggggaggagggggaggggccGGTGGGATATAGTACTCTGGGATGGCGGAAGGCTGCCCACTGGtgggaggaaaaaacaaaagaacacaaaacCTTTAAGtgtatttgtttgaaataattagAGAAGAAATAGAGAAATACCAAGAGAATTTCTAAAACGTTTAATCCCTTTATCCCTTTAAGATTGAAGATGTAAATATCCACTGGACTATGTTTAAAAAAGCCTTTCCCCCACACCAATTGAATTTATTTAGGTTTGAATTGGAATTTTTAGAGCTCAAGTTAAATTACCTCGTGCCACTTGTAGGTCTAGAAGAAGTCAGACCTAATTTAGCTGTCCGACTAGAAAATGGCAAAAGTCTCAAAAAAGCACTAATGTGGTCTAGTTTGTTTCTAGACCTCGGCCTTTAATCGTGTCCATAGTACTCTACATCAATTTTCCTTTCTAGACTAAGAATAACATTTATAAGCCAAAGACATCTTTAAGAAACTAAtactaaataaacacaaaatcagcATAAAACATCATATAAATAGCAGAAAAATTAGAAATTCTAACACTCGAGGGTTAGCAAACATACCCATGCCCTGCCCGGTAGTCCTTAACAGATTGCTGCCTTGGCCCATTAACTGTTTGATCTCCACCAGCCTGGACACCAAGTCCTGATGGGGTCCTGCCCAAAGAGGCAACATGTCGCCCTGTCGCTGTGGCCCCTCCAGCTCCTGGGGGCTGGTTGGCCGGCCTAAGGCCTCGATCCAGTGACTGAGTCTGGACCGCAGAGCTAAGGTGATCCCTGGTGTGTTGGTCAGTTGGGTGGGCTGTCTTGGGTGCCTGTGTGGAGGGGTGGTTGGGGCTGGCTGGGTACGAGTCAGATGCCATTGACCTGTTGGAAGGAACATGAAGGAAGATAAATGTTCAGTAGGCATCGTTCCTTTATTTCTACTGcagttttcaaatatttctcaaaACACTGATTTTACTACCTTACAGAGGGTTGGGTGTAAAACACGAggataataatatatataataatatgttcTAACCTGCATTCTCCAGAAGAGGGCAGGATAGAGCTTTACACAGGACAGCGAGTACACTGGTAATGCATAAATCTTTATCTTGTTTTACCAGTATGTGCTCAAATTCAAATTTGTGTGTGGCACATGCACAATGTTCACAGCAGTTACATTTTCTAACCGATGGGAGACGACTCCACATACTGTAGAAACAGTGATGGGCATGTGTTGTCAAGCTGTATTATGAAAAGGCAACAGGACCTCGGAGGAAAAGCCCACATACGTAGGaccagtttgtttgtgtgtgagtgtgaatgggtgcgtgtgtgtgtgtgtgcacgtgtgtatgtgagtgtgtacCTGCTATCAGGGGACAGGGAGCCTTCAGAGGACATGCCATGGTAAGG harbors:
- the zgc:109889 gene encoding actin-binding protein WASF3 isoform X1 → MPLVKRNIEPRHLCRGALPDGVTSELECVTNSTLAAIIKQLGSLSRHAEDIFGELFNEANSFYLRMSSLQERVDQLAVKVTQLDSTVEEVSLQDINMRKAFKSSTIQDQQVVSRTSVPNPVVEMYHRCDKPPPLNILTPYRDDKKDALKFYTDPSYFFNLWKEKMLQATEDKRKEKRRQKGCPAHPDRPHSRQAPPRSPLSISEQQRQVEDPGREVKKVRKARNRRQEWNVLAYDKEFRPDARLTPSPYHGMSSEGSLSPDSRSMASDSYPASPNHPSTQAPKTAHPTDQHTRDHLSSAVQTQSLDRGLRPANQPPGAGGATATGRHVASLGRTPSGLGVQAGGDQTVNGPRQQSVKDYRAGHGGQPSAIPEYYIPPAPPPPPPTIPSAQTAFDATASPSAAAVPPTSSTLSRPYSPSPPPPPANYVPSPSHPPSGAPPAAPPPPPPGAPAGHLAHPSPPHAAVGQSAVDAVAPTRKSTMLGMIPMSDARSDLLAAIRRGIQLRKVQEQREQEAKREPVGNDVATILSRRIAVEYSESDDDSELDENEWSD
- the zgc:109889 gene encoding actin-binding protein WASF3 isoform X2; translated protein: MPLVKRNIEPRHLCRGALPDGVTSELECVTNSTLAAIIKQLGSLSRHAEDIFGELFNEANSFYLRMSSLQERVDQLAVKVTQLDSTVEEVSLQDINMRKAFKSSTIQDQQVVSRTSVPNPVVEMYHRCDKPPPLNILTPYRDDKKDALKFYTDPSYFFNLWKEKMLQATEDKRKEKRRQKEQQRQVEDPGREVKKVRKARNRRQEWNVLAYDKEFRPDARLTPSPYHGMSSEGSLSPDSRSMASDSYPASPNHPSTQAPKTAHPTDQHTRDHLSSAVQTQSLDRGLRPANQPPGAGGATATGRHVASLGRTPSGLGVQAGGDQTVNGPRQQSVKDYRAGHGGQPSAIPEYYIPPAPPPPPPTIPSAQTAFDATASPSAAAVPPTSSTLSRPYSPSPPPPPANYVPSPSHPPSGAPPAAPPPPPPGAPAGHLAHPSPPHAAVGQSAVDAVAPTRKSTMLGMIPMSDARSDLLAAIRRGIQLRKVQEQREQEAKREPVGNDVATILSRRIAVEYSESDDDSELDENEWSD